GGGTATTAAGCTGGAAAGGTGGGATATCAGTTAAGTAGATAGTAACAGAGGAGAATATCCAAGATGAGAGAAGAGTGTTAGTAAAGGTCTCGAGGCATAaatgcaaaacacatatctgaggGGGACTATATGAGTATACCAGTCTGGCCGGAGTAGCTGTTGGTATTGGGATGTAGTGAGCGATTAAAATTAGAAGTGGCCAGATTGCGAAGCTTTGAACACCAGTCTATAATAGAGAAAGTAATACACAGAAAGCAGCATTCTGCAAAGGTTAATTTGGTAGTGGTGTGCTGGACAGAGTGAATATAGGGAGACCAGTGTGGACGCCATCACAGTTGTCCATCTGTGCTGAAGCAGAGTGATGGCAGTGGAAATAGAAAGGAAGCAGCGGATGCTGAGAATGCTATGAATATAGAAGGTTCAGGACTTGGTGGCTGTTTCAATGTTGGGATAAATGAGTGTGAAGCCAAAGATGACAAGACATCCAACAAGGTTACCTCTTCCTAAAATCCCTAGATACCCTACAGACTCAAGGAGTCAGACAGTGAATTTGACAGCTTCAGCCAGGTCACTGAGTCACCAGTAGGACGAGAAGAGGAACCACATCTCCACATGGTTTCTAAGAAATACCGCAAGGTGCTGGGGGACATCAGGGCCTGTGGGATGTGGGGAAAGGTACCCTGGGAAGGAAGTCATATGAGAAAGGATTGAAGGACTCAGTCAGGAGGCCTTCAACTACCACCCTGGACCCAGGAGGAAGGCTCTAGGAAAGGCTGTGGCTACTGGAAAGATTTGGGGACTCTGAGAATATCCTTGTCTTGCTCAGACAATTTCTACCTTAGGTGACCATCAAATATTCCAAGCTAGGGCTGGAGGACTTTGACTTCAAACACTACAATAAGACCTTGTTTGCTGGATTAGAGCCCCACATTCCCAACGCCTACTGTAACTGCATGATCCAGGTAAGGGTTGGGTATTCCTATAACTTGAACGTGCCTGCTGCTTTTCTTCTTCCCTATGGCTCTCGACCCTGCTCTTTCCAGGTCTCCTCAGCCGTGTTCTCTTTACCATGGTCTCCTCTACAATTCTTTCTTGCCTCTACAACTTTCAAGTCTCCTCTGAGCTCCACTGGTTTGGTGGACTCACTGCTTCGGTGGACTCCTGCTGTGTATTTTCCACCAGCTCACTTAACCTCCATATTTCTCCTCACCCCCAGGCCAGTTTCCTACATCAGTTCTTCTGCTTTTCCCTCCAGGTGCTCTATTTCCTGGAGCCTGTACGCTGTCTAATTCAAAACCACCTTTGCCAGAAGGAGTTCTGTCTGGCATGTGAGCTGGGCTTCCTGTTTCACATGTTGGACCTCTCTCGTGGTGACCCTTGCCAGGTCAGTACTTGGAGACACTTAaaatggaaggggaaggaaggtggacacaaaagacaaaataacCCCTTTCCACCAACACATTTCCAGGGCAATAATTTTCTTCGGGCATTCCGTACTATTCCTGAGGCCTCAGCCCTTGGTCTAATCCTGGCTGACTCAGATGAGGCCTCAGGCAAGGGCAATCTGGCCAGGCTCATTCAGAGGTGGAATCGCTTCATTCTCACTCAACTGCATCAAGATATGCAGGAGCTGGAAATACCACAGGCTTATCGAGGTGCTGGAGGCAGGTATGAAATCAGGATAGAAATAGTTAAAGCCATCATGACAGGCCCCTCTGTGATTTAAAAGGTCTCCTAACTTCCTCAATGTGCATATATCATCCTCTCCACTCTTAGCAGCTTTTGCTCATCGGGGGACTCTGTTATTGGGCAGCTCTTCAGCTGTGAGATGGAGAACTGCAGCCTCTGCCGCTGTGGCAGTGAAACCGTGCGAGCCTCATCCACCCTGCTTTTCACACTCTCCTACCCTGATGGTAGCAAAAGTGGTATACCCTTCAGCTCAGTTGGGAAGGCTCCCCAAAATGTCCTGTAGTATCAGGGAGAGGGTGTTGGGGACTAACTGTGGGTAGAGGGGAGAACCAGGAGTATAGCATCTAATTTTCCCTCAGATAAAACTGGGAAGAACTATGACTTTGCTCAGGTGCTGAAGCGAAGCATCTGCCTGGACCAGAATACACAGGCCTGGTGTGACACCTGTGAAAAGTACCAGCCCACGGTGAGTGGACTGTTGGACTGGACTAGAGTCCTGGCCCTGCCATGGAGATTCAGCCACTATCCCATGTGGGGCTGGCTCTGTCAGCACTGCCATCCAGGGATCTCTGGTGGAGTGAGGAATCCCAGTTTGAAGACACAGACCCAGCTCCCTGTCCAGACTCCTTTTCCTGTACATTCCCTGCCATTCCTTGTTTGTTTCTTCCTGTCAGATTCAGACCCGCAACATCCGCCATCTGCCAGATATTCTTGTCATCAACTGTGAGGTGAACAGCTCAAAAGAGGCTGATTTCTGGAGAATGCAGGCTGAGGTAAGGACTCAGACTAGAAACAGGGCTTCcggaataatttttcattttatcccCCTTCTGACTTCCATATATGATTACATTCCTGAAGAACTGGatgtttttcttctgtgttcAGGTTGCCTTCAAGATGGCAGTAAAGAAACACGGTGGGGAAATCTCCAAGAACAAGGAATTTGCTTTGGCTGATTGGTAGGTGCTGTCTTGGGAGCTGTCAAAGGATTGAATTGCCCAGTGGTTCCTCTTATCAAGATCTCTTTCGGAACAAATTTCCAATTCTTCTGACCTGATAGGAAGGAACTAGGGAGTCCAGAGGGTGTGCTGGTGTGTCCCTCCATTGAGGAGTTGAAGAACGTCTGGCTTCCTTTCTCCATTCGCATGAAGATGACCAAAAACAAAGGGCTGGATGTTTGCAATTGGACTGATGGGGATGAGATGCAGGTTGTTGAAAAACCGGGAAGAGGAAAGGGAATAAGGGAGAGAAGGTGGGGCAGAAGGTAAAGGAGGGCAGGGGAAGGTGAAACTTAGcagagggaaaaggaagagaataagGCCTAGTATTTACCTGTTAGGGGATTTTCCATAGTCACTCAGTTCAGTGTTGGGGTCCTAGATGGGCTAGGATGGAGATAACCCACCCTGGTCCCCCATCCCCTATACCCCCAACTCCCTGTCCTCTGTCCccattcccctcccttccccatccTTAAACTTAGCTTAGCAGCCTGGGTACCCCCCTCACAGTGGGGCCCAGCCAGGGCAGAGGAGGAGCATGGTGTCTGTGTGTATGACCTGATGGCTACTGTGGTACACATCCTGGACTCACGCACAGGGGGCAGCCTTGTGGCTCACATCAAAGTTGGAGAGACCTACCACCAGCGCAAGGAGGTGAGTGAGGTTGTAGAGGGCGGGAACACTCCTGGGATGGCCACAGTGAGTCCCAGATCTGTCCTTGAGTCTGAGACACAGTGGTCCAGCCATCACTTTGTATCGCCACAGGCTTTCTTTGTATTTCCATAGGGCGTTACTCACCAGCAGTGGTATCTGTTCAATGACTTTCTTATTGAACCTATTGATAAGGTTAGTTGCAAcatgttctgtttcttctttcatttccccTTTTCCTAGCATCCTTATCTTTAGGGCTCTATAGAATGCCAGGCAGATTcaacagggagggaggaaggaatccTCAGGAATAAAAACCATTAGCACTTAAAAATAGcacctgaaaaaaaacaaaaactagcaccTGAGTCCTGGCCTCCGTCtgaagtggagaaaaggaaaagggtgATATACATTAGCCATAAGTGCTTTTTCTCTTCTATAGCATGAAGCTGTGCAGTTTGACATGAATTGGAAAGTACCTGCAATCCTTTATTATGTCAAACGGAATCTCAATTCCAGATACAACCTGAACAGTAAGTGCTACATAGTAGACCCAAGTGTGTGGACAGTTTAGATTGGGCTTCAGGATGAGATCTGGGACATTGCTTGCAAGTACTTAGGATTGGTAACCAGTGTTAATATTTCTGGAGATACTAAAGAGATTCCTGCTTATCAGACCTTAAATTTAGAAGTGCGaaatccagcctgagcaacatagcaagatcccatctctttgaaaaaaaaattttttttttttttttttgagatgccgtcttgctctgtcacccaggctggagtgcaattgcgcaatctcggctcactgcaacctctgcctcctgggttcaagcgattctcctgcctcagcctcctgagtagctgggattacagacgcccaccaccacacccggctaatttttttgtatttttagcagagacagggtttcaccatgttggtcaggctggcctcgaactcctgacctcatgatctgcctgcctcggcctcccaaagtgctggggttacaggcatgagcaactacacccagcctaaaaaaaaattttctttttttttttttaattagcctagtgtaggccaggcacagtggcttatggcctgtaatcccagcattttgggaggctgaggcgggcagatcacttgagctcaagagttcaaaaccagtctgggcaacatggtgaaaccctgtctctacaaaaaatacaaaaagtagctgggtatggtgatgtgctcctgttgtcccagctacttgggaggctgaggcaggagaatcacttcagcctgggagtcggagatttcagtgagtcaagattgcatcattgcactccagcctgggtgacgggagtgaaaccctgtctcaaaaaaaaaaaaaaaaaaaaatttagctgagtgtggtggcatatacttgtggtcccagctattggagaagctgaggcgggaggatcacttgagcccaggaggtcaaggctgcagtgagtgagccatgattgcaccagtgtactccagcctgggcaataggatgagaccacttttttttttttttggacagagtttcactcttgtcgcccaggctggagtgcagtggcacaatttcggctcactgcgacctccacctcctgggttaagcagttctcctgcctcagcctcccgagtagctgggactacaggcgcctgccaccatgtccggctaattttttgtatttttaatagagacagggtttcgccaggttggtcttgaactcctgacctcgtgatccaccctccttggccttccaaagtgctgggtttataggcgtgagccacagtgcccagcctgagaccctgtcttaaaaaaaaaaaaaaaaaaaaagcagctgtaAGTCTTGAGAGTGGAGTGGAAATGAGATGAGGGGGGGATGTTTGATCAGAATGGCTTAGGTTATGATGTTACatctaattattcttttttttgagacagagtttcgctcttgttgcccaggctggagtgcaatggcgtgatctcggctcactgcgacctctgcctcccgggttcaagcgattcccctgcctcagcctcccaagtagctgggattacaggcatgtgccaccacgcccggctaattttttttttttttgtctaattagtagagacggggtttcaccatgttgggcaggctggtctcaaactcctgacctcaggtgatccgcccgcctcggcctcccaaagtgctgggattacaggcattagccaccgtgcctggctatgaGCTCCTTATTAAGTACCTATTTGGTACCTTTAAACCATAGTTTCTCTGTAACCTTTTTCTGGATTCTGTAAACTAAGGTCCAAGTGAAAatcttattctttcttctctgtggtcttttctgtttttttctcagcATGTTTGTTGATAATTTTGTGATGTGACCTGCTCTGTCTACCTATCCCATTTATCAGACATGATCTTTTTCTCACGTGCTTTGATTATTGAGGGATCACAGTGAAGACCCAGGGTCTATGATCAGCCACACTGGGCTTCTGTCCCCTAGTCACTTCCCAATCCAAGCCCTGTGTCCTCTGCATTCTTCCTTCTAGTCAAGAACCCTATTGAGGCAAGTGTCTTGCTGGCTGAAGCCTCGCTGGCACGGAAGCAGCGGAAAACACATACTACCTTTATTCCACTGATGCTGAATGAGATGCCACAGATTGGGGACCTGGTGGGTCTGGATGCTGAGTTTGTCACCCTTAATGAGGTAACCAAGACCAAAGGGATGGGGCATTGGAAGAGAACTCTGAGGATATTAGGAGTTGTAAGCATTTCTCTGATTTCCTTATTAACTCTTCTCATGTAGGAGGAAGCAGAGTTACGCAGTGATGGTACCAAGTCTACCATTAAACCAAGCCAGATGTCAGTAGCCAGGATTACCTGTGTTCGGGGCCAGGGACCCAATGAGGGTATCCCCTTCATTGATGACTATATCTCTACCCAGGAGCAGGTATTAGGATATGGAGATGCAAGTGAGGCACACCCTGGTGCTTACTTACAGTGCTCAAGAACCCAGGGAAGAGTGATAggggaagactccatctcacttcCCGAAAAAGGCTTGTCCTTTTCTCTATTCCTAGGTGGTGGATTACTTGACTCAATACTCGGGTATAAAGCCTGGTGACCTCGATGCCAAAATTTCCTCCAAGCACCTAACAACTCTCAAGTCTACCTACTTAAAGCTTCGTTTTCTCATTGACATTGGAGTCAAGTTTGTGGGTCATGGCCTGCAGAAGGACTTCCGGGTCATCAACCTGATGGTTTGGCAGGGCTCTTTTAAGAGTCTTCTTGTGAGAGTGGGCCCCTCAGGGTATACATTGTGCCTTTAGAGAATGGGGAATTATAGGTCCCCTACCTTAAGTCTCCCCCTCTTTTATCCTTGCCAGGTGCCCAAGGACCAAGTCCTTGACACTGTCTACCTGTTCCATATGCCCCGAAAACGAATGATTTCCCTGCGATTCCTTGCTTGGTACTTTCTGGGTGAGTTGCTCTGCCTTGTAGGCCCCTGCTACATTAATAGCAGaagcagccatttaaaaaaaaagaaatcatgtcctttgcagcaacatggatggagctgtggGCCATCATactaagtgaactaactcagaaacagaaaatcaaataccacatattctcacttataagttggaactaaacaatgagtacatatggacataagAATGACATTAGGGACTCTAAATAAAAGTTGGGGTGGTGGGTGAGGGGTGAGGGTTGAAAATTACGTATTGGGTGCATAGTTCACTATTTGCATATTAGGGATACCAGAAGCCCAGTCCCCAcccacccatgtaacaaacatgcacatgtaccccaaatctaaaataaaatttaaatataaaaaataaaagcatggggggaaaagaaaaagcaggcaaAGTGTTAGAGGACAAAATGGGAGTAGGGGAGACCCTCAGTTAGTGGTGACAGTTACTAATGGATTTAATTAACTTCAATATCCCTTCTGTGCACTGAGGAAGATGTTTGACAATTTTCCTTAAGGGCAGTCAGGCTTTTTAGTTTTCTGGAGTCAGGTAGGAGTGGGGAGACATGTTCCTACCTCCCTTTGCTGGGTCCCAAACTATTCCACCTTTACTTACCCCAGACCTGAAGATTCAAGGGGAAACCCATGACAGTATTGAGGATGCCCGCACAGCCCTTCAGCTGTACCGAAAGTATCTGGAGCTAAGCAAAAATGGCACTGAGCCTGAGTCTTTCCACAAGGTGCTCAAGGGTCTTTATGAGAAGGGCAGAAAGATGGACTGGAAGGTGCCTGAGCCTGAGGGCCAAACAAGTCCCAAGAGTAAGACCTGGGATGGGACAAGGGAAACTGGACTGGGtggattttgtattttgtttgtttgtttgtgacagggtctcactctgtcacccaggctgaagtgcagtagcgtgattacagctcactgcagcctcgacttcctgggctcaagtgattctcccacctcagcctcccaagtacctgggacaacaggcacacaccaccacacccagctaatttttgtactttttgtagaaacaggattttgccatgttgcccaggctggtcttaaactcctgggctcaagcgatccactcaccttgggctcacaaagtgctgggattacaggcatgagcctgagCGCCCCCAATTGGGTGGATTTTGATTGCACATATGGAGAATAGCACTTaacagtttacaaagcacttcaTCCTTCTAACATtcagtaaaatacattttatcgAAACTCTCCATTAACTATAACTTCCTTTTGCCCAAGTCTAAAATGTTCAGGGAAGGTCCATGCCCTTTTTTCTCTTGCATTTTTCCTTCATAGGAAGTATGAGAAGATGCTTTTTCTCCACTCAGCTTGAATCATGCTTTTGGTTTTGTCTCTGACAGATGCAGCTGTCTTCTCCTCAGTGCTGGCGCTCTGACTACCCTTCCCAAAGAACCACGGCCCTCTCCCTTTACTGTTCTATAGCCCCAGAACTGGGAGATGGCTTCCTAAGTTGGCTATACCTTGTCCACTTCCAGTACTGGACGTGCTCAGAGTCTAGGGTCACAGATGGTGCTATTAATTGAACTGGAACACAGCAGAATTGTTGCAAAGGTTCTAGGAGCCAGATTCATTCCTTCTTCATTCTTTGCAAAACAGTGGTACAGACATGGAGTCTAGAATTGACCCAGATGGAAAGTAATTGGTATTCTTAATATCCTGGGTGACTAATATCCAGGCAGAGAAGCTCCTGGAACCATAACTGTAAGTTCCTAGCTGGCTAGGGATTGAAGTCCTGGACAGTGACAGAGGATACCACAGTAGTTCAAGACTTAGCACAAGTCACCAACTGCTTCAGGGATACCTGGAGGGGCCAGCAAGTAGAGTGTTGGTGGCCCAAGCAAACCAGTGTTGCCAATACCATTGCCAAAAGGGCCTTTGGATCCTGGACAAAGCTTGGCTGCCGGCTTCATTTATTCCTGCTGATGGCTGAGAAGCATCTGTCTTCCATCCCACTCGCCTGTCCCAAGttttgttccattttttaaaactttgttgtaAACtgcatgttttataaaataaaaataaaatatcctttgTTATTTATCTCATTAGAGAACTGCTAGTGTGGGTTCTCTGGCTTCagtcttcctctccttcctttgaaGGTAAAGGTCCGGAATCCAAAGTTATGGATATGAAAGGGTATAATTAgttcgggcgcggtggctcacttctgtaatcctagcactttgggaggccgaggtgggtggatcacgaggtcaggagttcaagaccagcctgaccaagatggtgaaaccccgtctctactaaaaatacaaaaattagctgggagtggtggatGGCGACTGTAACCCtagctgaggcagaaaattgcttcaacccgggaggcggaggttgcagtgagccgagatcacgccactgtatgccagcctgggcgatagggcgagactccgtctcaaaaaaaggggaaaaaaaagggcaTAATTTATGCCTTTTCCGGGCAATGCTGGGTCTTTGCTATAGCTGCCCAGTACCCTAAGTCAGACTGAAGATGTACAGTATGGTTTCCGTTAATTGTGTAAGCCGACAAACTACAGGTCCCAGGATAGTTTGAGACTTGTAGTTGCTCACAAAGATGGGTCCGGTGCTGCGGTGCTTCCTGGGAGATGTAGTTTCCTGGGTATTGAAACCTGGACTGCTCGCTGGCCGGCAGCGCACCGTTTTGAAGGTCCTAGCCCACCTGGGCTGGCTCACGCGCACGACTAGCCGCTCCCATACAGCACGCCCGGACTCTGTCGTCGCTTAAGGCCACTCCTACGGCTGACTCCTGGTGGTCACGTGGATCTGTTCGCCACGCAAGTCTGGGTCCTTCGGCGATTGACCGGGGTCCTTGCTGTTCGGGAGCCTCTTTTAAGCTGCCTGTTCGCGCGAGAGTTTGGTGGGGCGGGTTTGGGGTCGGTGTCTGATTGGGGCTCGCACCGCAGCACGCTGGAGTCCCGCTTAGGTACCAGTTAGCGTCAGGGGAGCTAGGTCAGGCGGTCGCCGGGATACCCCGTGTGTGGCAGGCGGCGAAGCGCTCTGGAGAATCCCGGACAGCCCTGCTCCCTGCAGCCAGGTGTAGTTTCGGGAGCCACTGGGGCCAAAGTGAGAGTCCAGCGGTCTTCCAGCGCTTGGGCCACGGCGGCGGCCCTGGGAGCAGAGGTGGGACGGATGCGGGCGGCGAGGCGCTGGGCGCTGAGGGTTGGGGATGGACTGAAGCGAAAGCAATGGCGGAGTCCTTAGAAAGGGGGCTGGTGTCCGTACGGGTAATCACTTACGGGCTGGAGGTGGGGACGCAGGAATCTTCGGTGCAGGATCCAAATGGGCCCTAGTTATTGCTCTCCTCGCTGGCCTCCTGGCCTGACTGAGGGCTCCCTGCCGGCAGTTCCCTAGTGCCTGTAGTCCTCACGTAATCGCCAACTTACCTCCTGTAGCTGCCACAAAGCCCCGTGAACCCTAGGCATGCAGTGCTAAAGTACCAACACTTAGGGCCTCACCTATCCACGTAGAGTCTGGGGCTGAGCCGCAAGTCCTGAGCTCGCGCTCCCACCCACCACCCTGGGGGAATCAGAGCCCTCAAGCGCTGGAACAGAGAAGCCCCTTTGTGTCCCGGCCATTTCCTGGAAAGTAGAGCCAGAGTCACAATGAGGCCTTTGAAAGCCTTGGGGTGAGGATTGGGGGGGGTCAGGGAAAAATGGAGTCGGCTCCTCACACTTCTGTTTTATTCCCACTCAAACCCAGGTGGAGCGACCCCATTACGCTAAAGATGAAAGGCTGGGGTTGGCTGGCCCTGCTTCTGGGGGCCCTGCTGGGAACCGCCTGGGCTCGGAGGAGCCAGGATCTCCACTGTGGAGGTAAAGGCACAACGGGAAAAAGAAGTGGAGGAAGCAGAGCCTTGGGAGGGCATGAGATCCAAGGCCTGGGAGAAGGATGAATGGAAATCCTGGGTTGATCCCATTCTCCTCACACCCTACCCCCTACCCTGTCCCCTGCTCTCATTCTCTCCTCTTCCACCAGCATGCAGGGCTCTGGTGGATGAACTAGAATGGGAAATTGCCCAGGTGGACCCCAAGAAGACCATTCAGATGGGATCTTTCCGGATCAATCCAGATGGCAGCCAGTCAGTGGTGGAGGTAACTGTTACTGTTCCCCCAAACAAAGTAGCTCACTCTGGCTTTGGATGAAATTCGACTGCTTAAAAAGGACCTTGGtttaatagaaatgaagaaaacagactcAGAAAAAAGATTTGGCTCTGTCTCATTTGGAAGAAGCTGCAGGCTTATTCCCCATGCACTTGCTTCCTGGCTGCAAACCTTAATACTTTGTTTCTGCTGTAGAATTTGTTAGCAAACAGGGAGTCCTGATCAGCACCCTTCTCCACATCCCCATGACTGGTTTTTAATGTAGCACTGTGGTATACATGCAAACATCCGTTCAAAATCTGAGTcggagctaaaaataaaaaatgaaaaaacagaaataagaataaaaggtCTTATCCTCATAATTAGGAAATTTTAATCAAAAAcaacacacatgtacacaaaggTGTATCTAATAAGCAATATATAAGGCAATGTTAAGATTACAGTgctagcctgggcatcatggcaaaacaccaactctacaaaaaaatgcaaaagttagcagtgcatggtggcatgtgcctgtagtgacagctacttggaaggctgaggtgggaggatcacttgagcccaggaggtcgaggctgcagtaagccgtgatcatgccactgcactccagcctgggaaacacagcaagaccatgtctcaaaaaaaaaccaaaacccagcactttgggaggccgaggcaggcggatcacctgaggttagaagttcgagaccagcctggccaacatggtgaaactccgtctctactaaaaatacaaaaaagtagccacgcgtggtggctcatgcctatagtcccagctactcaggaggctgaggcaggagaatcacttgaacccaggaggcagaggttgcagtaagccaagatcgcaccactgcactccagtctggttgacaagaacaaaactctgtcttgaaaaaaaaaaaaaggccgggcgcggtggctcatgcccgtaatgccagcactttgggagactgaggtgggcagatcacaaggtcaggagatcgaaaccatcctggctaacacagtgaaaccccgtctctactaaaaatacaaaaaattagccgggcgtggtggtgggtgcctgtagtcccagctactcaggaggctgagacaaaaagaatggcgtgaactcgggaggcagagcttgcagtgagctgagatggtgccactgcactctagcctgggcgacacagcgagactccctctcaaaaaaaaaaaaaaaaagaaaaaagaaaagaaaaaagattatggTACTTTAATAGCTGTTGTTCACAGAGCCTACACTACGTCTTTAATACTGTGCTTACTGAGGATATTAGTctcaatttaaacaaaattttttttttttttttgagatggagtttagggcttgttgcccaggcgagagtgcaatgacgcaatctcggctcaccgcaacctctgcctcccgggttcaagcagttctcctgcctcagcctcccgagtagctgggattacaggcatgcaccaccacacccggctaattttgtatttttagtagagacagggtttctccatgttggtcaggatggtctcgaactcctgacctcaagtgagccaccctcctc
The Gorilla gorilla gorilla isolate KB3781 chromosome 10, NHGRI_mGorGor1-v2.1_pri, whole genome shotgun sequence genome window above contains:
- the PAN2 gene encoding PAN2-PAN3 deadenylation complex catalytic subunit PAN2 isoform X13, whose amino-acid sequence is MNFEGLDPGLAEYAPAMHSALDPVLDAHLNPSLLQNVELDPEGVALEALPVQESVHIMEGVYSELHSVVAEVGVPVSVSHFDLHEEMLWVGSHGGHATSFFGPALERYSSFQVNGSDDIRQIQSLENGILFLTKNNLKYMARGGLIIFDYLLDENEDMHSLLLTDSSTLLVGGLQNHILEIDLNTVQETQKYAVETPGVTIMRQTNRFFFCGHTSGKVSLRDLRTFKVEHEFDAFSGSLSDFDVHGNLLAACGFSSRLTGLACDRFLKVYDLRMMRAITPLQVHVDPAFLRFIPTYTSRLAIISQSGQCQFCEPTGLANPADIFHVNPVGPLLMTFDVSASKQALAFGDSEGCVHLWTDSPEPSFNPYSRETEFALPCLVDSLPPLDWSQDLLPLSLIPVPLTTDTLLSDWPAANSAPAPRRAPPVDAEILRTMKKVGFIGYAPNPRTRLRNQIPYRLKESDSEFDSFSQVTESPVGREEEPHLHMVSKKYRKVTIKYSKLGLEDFDFKHYNKTLFAGLEPHIPNAYCNCMIQVLYFLEPVRCLIQNHLCQKEFCLACELGFLFHMLDLSRGDPCQGNNFLRAFRTIPEASALGLILADSDEASGKGNLARLIQRWNRFILTQLHQDMQELEIPQAYRGAGGSFCSSGDSVIGQLFSCEMENCSLCRCGSETVRASSTLLFTLSYPDDKTGKNYDFAQVLKRSICLDQNTQAWCDTCEKYQPTIQTRNIRHLPDILVINCEVNSSKEADFWRMQAEVAFKMAVKKHGGEISKNKEFALADWKELGSPEGVLVCPSIEELKNVWLPFSIRMKMTKNKGLDVCNWTDGDEMQWGPARAEEEHGVCVYDLMATVVHILDSRTGGSLVAHIKVGETYHQRKEGVTHQQWYLFNDFLIEPIDKHEAVQFDMNWKVPAILYYVKRNLNSRYNLNIKNPIEASVLLAEASLARKQRKTHTTFIPLMLNEMPQIGDLVGLDAEFVTLNEEEAELRSDGTKSTIKPSQMSVARITCVRGQGPNEGIPFIDDYISTQEQVVDYLTQYSGIKPGDLDAKISSKHLTTLKSTYLKLRFLIDIGVKFVGHGLQKDFRVINLMVPKDQVLDTVYLFHMPRKRMISLRFLAWYFLDAAVFSSVLAL
- the PAN2 gene encoding PAN2-PAN3 deadenylation complex catalytic subunit PAN2 isoform X1, with the translated sequence MNFEGLDPGLAEYAPAMHSALDPVLDAHLNPSLLQNVELDPEGVALEALPVQESVHIMEGVYSELHSVVAEVGVPVSVSHFDLHEEMLWVGSHGGHATSFFGPALERYSSFQVNGSDDIRQIQSLENGILFLTKNNLKYMARGGLIIFDYLLDENEDMHSLLLTDSSTLLVGGLQNHILEIDLNTVQETQKYAVETPGVTIMRQTNRFFFCGHTSGKVSLRDLRTFKVEHEFDAFSGSLSDFDVHGNLLAACGFSSRLTGLACDRFLKVYDLRMMRAITPLQVHVDPAFLRFIPTYTSRLAIISQSGQCQFCEPTGLANPADIFHVNPVGPLLMTFDVSASKQALAFGDSEGCVHLWTDSPEPSFNPYSRETEFALPCLVDSLPPLDWSQDLLPLSLIPVPLTTDTLLSDWPAANSAPAPRRAPPVDAEILRTMKKVGFIGYAPNPRTRLRNQIPYRLKESDSEFDSFSQVTESPVGREEEPHLHMVSKKYRKVTIKYSKLGLEDFDFKHYNKTLFAGLEPHIPNAYCNCMIQVLYFLEPVRCLIQNHLCQKEFCLACELGFLFHMLDLSRGDPCQGNNFLRAFRTIPEASALGLILADSDEASGKGNLARLIQRWNRFILTQLHQDMQELEIPQAYRGAGGSSFCSSGDSVIGQLFSCEMENCSLCRCGSETVRASSTLLFTLSYPDGSKSDKTGKNYDFAQVLKRSICLDQNTQAWCDTCEKYQPTIQTRNIRHLPDILVINCEVNSSKEADFWRMQAEVAFKMAVKKHGGEISKNKEFALADWKELGSPEGVLVCPSIEELKNVWLPFSIRMKMTKNKGLDVCNWTDGDEMQWGPARAEEEHGVCVYDLMATVVHILDSRTGGSLVAHIKVGETYHQRKEGVTHQQWYLFNDFLIEPIDKHEAVQFDMNWKVPAILYYVKRNLNSRYNLNIKNPIEASVLLAEASLARKQRKTHTTFIPLMLNEMPQIGDLVGLDAEFVTLNEEEAELRSDGTKSTIKPSQMSVARITCVRGQGPNEGIPFIDDYISTQEQVVDYLTQYSGIKPGDLDAKISSKHLTTLKSTYLKLRFLIDIGVKFVGHGLQKDFRVINLMVWQGSFKSLLVPKDQVLDTVYLFHMPRKRMISLRFLAWYFLDLKIQGETHDSIEDARTALQLYRKYLELSKNGTEPESFHKVLKGLYEKGRKMDWKVPEPEGQTSPKNAAVFSSVLAL